The Ascaphus truei isolate aAscTru1 chromosome 11, aAscTru1.hap1, whole genome shotgun sequence genome includes a window with the following:
- the LOC142463382 gene encoding uncharacterized protein LOC142463382 isoform X2 — translation MNQWVNTYLIIYQKYYVEVQRKEAGFDLSGTQRDKTGNYRFYQHPVNYGPHRSQSIKKNFMDNRMEASLRLRVGKYGGERDRQLYINQERKQQVQKLLKKKMLSLTSSDHITSGIYLRRVNAKHRLQNEREGFSADLCQVSLPDISQEEFRRLISSASKLIVATTPEITQKGKWVSASCNQSKCPLCWSDNEKYFLPPLAMLPCRMETTLKTHGLLSQQFANRNTPSSLQESYCSMEPLTQEEAIQTDLDEAVDLGCQRNQTGPHISEKNEDATHYEITVHTGYNSDTDAKQVLSIILVGNNGTSEKLFLDKSSTNRVPFRKGQTDIFKVKDKDVGNLRDVIIGIERESTSSRCYCGDITVRKWNTAAEVYVFPCNRRLSSVHTVLHGLPLATERASVGNMSPASPEGGQKIKTKKEKRSSVIDRDAHDCEKASAQSLSEEGQLSSCAQDESVESAEKVDSDHLESGSSSESDTNHIKSSGSLITTELKTQALNKTAVRKHLTSSAAGSRKPSGCEVKPPCTTPPYKKRRHPIEKSGVSKIESHPLSTLGDQQCYRINEKATNEKSSSLDVNNNKIIQKITDTDREEQIQNQIQRDGLFAPEHRKASTPAGYVFFSHEMKEESPLFAESDGSSSRCNVNGTNKASKGESIITHNDTALETQSSPRASKGEGLADVSKLYLLQQILLEPISNSTPSSTGPDSQLTYSSLGKMEKADSRITTPDGSLGEDEIQGANISNTNTIGFIGSCCPLTGQTAQTSGYCRSCDGDQISYATDTTLEEEYLFSDTSLVLSLSENEESEDISLLSKSGSLGNQSENTYEEHEPRKDAMRIIPKKTDSSKDMSCIFQRALYVIKNKDNAKFRSLCQYNFLFPSSTDKEGKTLLHHAAAYGNTSICQMLLDTNVGKMNIDKQDIFGRTALHYAVQNDNSKTVKLLLDSGAKSEIPDENSKTVLDLALRQIQEM, via the exons ATGAATCAGTGGGTTAATACATATCTCATTATTTATCA AAAGTATTATGTGGAAGTGCAGAGAAAAGAAGCCGGCTTTGATCTGTCTGGAACCCAAAGAGATAAAACTGGAAATTATAGATTTTATCAA CACCCTGTCAACTATGGACCTCATCGCTCACAAAGCATCAAGAAGAACTTTATGGATAACAGGATGGAAGCGTCCCTTCGATTACGCGTGGGAAAATACGGTGGAGAACGGGACCGACAACTATACATCAATCAAGAGAGAAAACAGCAAGTACAAAAATTACTCAAAAAGAAGATGTTATCTTTAACCAGCTCT GATCATATCACCAGTGGCATTTATCTGAGGAGAGTAAATGCTAAACACAG ATTACAAAATGAAAGGGAAGGCTTCTCTGCAGATCTCTGTCAAGTCTCTCTCCCCGACATATCGCAGGAAGAATTCAGGAGACTGATCTCATCGGCTTCAAAACTCATAGTGGCAACT ACACCAGAGATCACACAGAAAGGGAAATGGGTGTCTGCCTCGTGTAATCAAAGTAAATGTCCTCTATGCTGGAGTGACAACGAAAAGTACTTTTTACCCCCTCTTGCCATGTTACCGTGCAGAA tggaAACCACTTTAAAAACACATGGGCTGCTCTCCCAGCAATTTGCAAATAGGAATACCCCATCCTCCTTGCAAGAATCGTATTGCAGCATGGAACCATTAACTCAGGAGGAGGCTATTCAGACCGACCTTGATGAAGCCGTGGATCTTGGTTGCCAGAGAAATCAAACT GGGCCACACATCAGTGAGAAGAATGAAGATGCCACACATTATGAAATTACAGTTCACACAGGATACAATTCTGACACAGATGCAAAACAAGTGCTGTCTATAATATTAGTTGGTAACAACGGAACGTCTGAAAAACTATTCCTTGATAAGTCATCGACCAATCGTGTTCCTTTTCGTAAGGGACAG ACTGATATTTTTAAAGTGAAGGATAAAGACGTGGGAAATCTGAGAGACGTAATAATAGGAATCGAAAGAGAGAGCACAA GCTCCAGGTGTTATTGTGGGGATATCACTGTGAGGAAGTGGAACACTGCGGCGGAGGTGTATGTGTTTCCTTGCAATAGGCGGCTTTCTTCTGTTCATACTGTACTCCATGGGCTGCCACTCGCCACAGAGAGGGCATCTGTAGGGAACATGTCACCAGCATCACCAGAAG GTGGTCAAAAAATAAAAACGAAGAAGGAAAAACGCTCATCTGTCATTGACCGTGATGCACACGACTGTGAAAAAGCCTCGGCCCAGTCATTATCCGAGGAGGGTCAATTGTCATCGTGCGCACAAGATGAGAGCGTGGAATCTGCTGAGAAAGTGGATTCTGATCACCTAGAGTCAGGATCTTCTTCAGAATCTGACACAAACCATATTAAGTCAAGTGGTTCACTAATTACAACTGAATTAAAGACCCAGGCATTAAATAAAACAGCAGTCAGAAAACATCTCACATCAAGTGCTGCAGGCTCTCGAAAGCCATCTGGATGTGAAGTGAAACCACCTTGCACAACTCCTCCGTACAAGAAAAGGAGGCATCCCATAGAAAAAAGTGGAGTAAGTAAAATAGAATCTCATCCGCTCAGCACGCTGGGGGACCAGCAATGCTATCGTATAAATGAGAAAGCTACCAATGAGAAATCGTCGTCTTTGGATgtaaacaacaacaaaataatACAGAAAATCACTGACACGGATCGAGAAGAGCAGATCCAGAACCAAATCCAGAGAGATGGTCTCTTTGCACCAGAACATAGAAAAGCAAGCACTCCGGCAGGGTATGTGTTCTTCTCTCATGAAATGAAGGAGGAATCCCCTCTCTTTGCTGAATCAGATGGAAGCTCAAGCAGATGCAACGTCAATGGCACCAACAAAGCCAGCAAAGGAGAATCCATAATAACACATAATGACACAGCTCTGGAAACTCAGTCTTCACCTAGAGCAAGCAAAGGGGAGGGTCTCGCTGATGTGTCAAAACTTTACTTATTACAGCAAATTCTTTTAGAACCAATAAGTAATTCAACTCCTAGTTCCACTGGCCCAGATTCACAGCTTACCTACAGCAGCCTGGGAAAAATGGAAAAGGCAGACAGTCGGATTACTACTCCTGATGGATCACTGGGAGAGGATGAAATTCAAGGTGCCAATATCTCAAATACAAACACCATTGGTTTTATTGGGTCATGTTGCCCGCTAACTGGTCAGACCGCACAAACATCTGGTTACTGCCGTTCATGTGATGGGGATCAAATCAGCTACGCGACTGACACAACACTTGAGGAGGAATACCTATTTTCAGATACATCCCTGGTTTTAAGCTTATCAGAAAACGAAGAATCAGAAGATATTTCTCTACTTTCAAAGTCCGGCAGTCTGGGCAACCAATCAGAAAATACTTATGAAGAACATGAACCAAGG AAAGATGCCATGCGAATTATTCCGAAGAAAACCGACTCCAGCAAAGACATGTCATGTATATTTCAAAGAGCTCTCTATGTAATCAAGAACAAAGACAATGCTAAGTTTAGGAGCCTGTGTCAATATAACTTTTTATTTCCAAG TTCCACGGATAAAGAAGGCAAAACTCTATTACATCACGCAGCTGCTTATGGGAACACCAGCATCTGCCAG ATGCTCCTAGATACGAATGTAGGGAAAATGAACATAGACAAACAAGATATCTTTGGAAGAACAGCTTTACATTATGCTGTCCAAAATGATAACAGCAAAACGGTAAAACTGCTTTTAGACAGCGGTGCAAAGTCGGAGATTCCGGATGAGAATTCCAAAACCGTTTTGGATCTTGCGCTTCGTCAAATTCAGGAGATGTGA
- the LOC142463382 gene encoding uncharacterized protein LOC142463382 isoform X4, with the protein MDCNIIPAVAARLKYYVEVQRKEAGFDLSGTQRDKTGNYRFYQHPVNYGPHRSQSIKKNFMDNRMEASLRLRVGKYGGERDRQLYINQERKQQVQKLLKKKMLSLTSSDHITSGIYLRRVNAKHRLQNEREGFSADLCQVSLPDISQEEFRRLISSASKLIVATTPEITQKGKWVSASCNQSKCPLCWSDNEKYFLPPLAMLPCRMETTLKTHGLLSQQFANRNTPSSLQESYCSMEPLTQEEAIQTDLDEAVDLGCQRNQTGPHISEKNEDATHYEITVHTGYNSDTDAKQVLSIILVGNNGTSEKLFLDKSSTNRVPFRKGQTDIFKVKDKDVGNLRDVIIGIERESTSGQKIKTKKEKRSSVIDRDAHDCEKASAQSLSEEGQLSSCAQDESVESAEKVDSDHLESGSSSESDTNHIKSSGSLITTELKTQALNKTAVRKHLTSSAAGSRKPSGCEVKPPCTTPPYKKRRHPIEKSGVSKIESHPLSTLGDQQCYRINEKATNEKSSSLDVNNNKIIQKITDTDREEQIQNQIQRDGLFAPEHRKASTPAGYVFFSHEMKEESPLFAESDGSSSRCNVNGTNKASKGESIITHNDTALETQSSPRASKGEGLADVSKLYLLQQILLEPISNSTPSSTGPDSQLTYSSLGKMEKADSRITTPDGSLGEDEIQGANISNTNTIGFIGSCCPLTGQTAQTSGYCRSCDGDQISYATDTTLEEEYLFSDTSLVLSLSENEESEDISLLSKSGSLGNQSENTYEEHEPRKDAMRIIPKKTDSSKDMSCIFQRALYVIKNKDNAKFRSLCQYNFLFPSSTDKEGKTLLHHAAAYGNTSICQMLLDTNVGKMNIDKQDIFGRTALHYAVQNDNSKTVKLLLDSGAKSEIPDENSKTVLDLALRQIQEM; encoded by the exons ATGGACTGCAATATTATCCCTGCAGTGGCAGCCAGACT AAAGTATTATGTGGAAGTGCAGAGAAAAGAAGCCGGCTTTGATCTGTCTGGAACCCAAAGAGATAAAACTGGAAATTATAGATTTTATCAA CACCCTGTCAACTATGGACCTCATCGCTCACAAAGCATCAAGAAGAACTTTATGGATAACAGGATGGAAGCGTCCCTTCGATTACGCGTGGGAAAATACGGTGGAGAACGGGACCGACAACTATACATCAATCAAGAGAGAAAACAGCAAGTACAAAAATTACTCAAAAAGAAGATGTTATCTTTAACCAGCTCT GATCATATCACCAGTGGCATTTATCTGAGGAGAGTAAATGCTAAACACAG ATTACAAAATGAAAGGGAAGGCTTCTCTGCAGATCTCTGTCAAGTCTCTCTCCCCGACATATCGCAGGAAGAATTCAGGAGACTGATCTCATCGGCTTCAAAACTCATAGTGGCAACT ACACCAGAGATCACACAGAAAGGGAAATGGGTGTCTGCCTCGTGTAATCAAAGTAAATGTCCTCTATGCTGGAGTGACAACGAAAAGTACTTTTTACCCCCTCTTGCCATGTTACCGTGCAGAA tggaAACCACTTTAAAAACACATGGGCTGCTCTCCCAGCAATTTGCAAATAGGAATACCCCATCCTCCTTGCAAGAATCGTATTGCAGCATGGAACCATTAACTCAGGAGGAGGCTATTCAGACCGACCTTGATGAAGCCGTGGATCTTGGTTGCCAGAGAAATCAAACT GGGCCACACATCAGTGAGAAGAATGAAGATGCCACACATTATGAAATTACAGTTCACACAGGATACAATTCTGACACAGATGCAAAACAAGTGCTGTCTATAATATTAGTTGGTAACAACGGAACGTCTGAAAAACTATTCCTTGATAAGTCATCGACCAATCGTGTTCCTTTTCGTAAGGGACAG ACTGATATTTTTAAAGTGAAGGATAAAGACGTGGGAAATCTGAGAGACGTAATAATAGGAATCGAAAGAGAGAGCACAA GTGGTCAAAAAATAAAAACGAAGAAGGAAAAACGCTCATCTGTCATTGACCGTGATGCACACGACTGTGAAAAAGCCTCGGCCCAGTCATTATCCGAGGAGGGTCAATTGTCATCGTGCGCACAAGATGAGAGCGTGGAATCTGCTGAGAAAGTGGATTCTGATCACCTAGAGTCAGGATCTTCTTCAGAATCTGACACAAACCATATTAAGTCAAGTGGTTCACTAATTACAACTGAATTAAAGACCCAGGCATTAAATAAAACAGCAGTCAGAAAACATCTCACATCAAGTGCTGCAGGCTCTCGAAAGCCATCTGGATGTGAAGTGAAACCACCTTGCACAACTCCTCCGTACAAGAAAAGGAGGCATCCCATAGAAAAAAGTGGAGTAAGTAAAATAGAATCTCATCCGCTCAGCACGCTGGGGGACCAGCAATGCTATCGTATAAATGAGAAAGCTACCAATGAGAAATCGTCGTCTTTGGATgtaaacaacaacaaaataatACAGAAAATCACTGACACGGATCGAGAAGAGCAGATCCAGAACCAAATCCAGAGAGATGGTCTCTTTGCACCAGAACATAGAAAAGCAAGCACTCCGGCAGGGTATGTGTTCTTCTCTCATGAAATGAAGGAGGAATCCCCTCTCTTTGCTGAATCAGATGGAAGCTCAAGCAGATGCAACGTCAATGGCACCAACAAAGCCAGCAAAGGAGAATCCATAATAACACATAATGACACAGCTCTGGAAACTCAGTCTTCACCTAGAGCAAGCAAAGGGGAGGGTCTCGCTGATGTGTCAAAACTTTACTTATTACAGCAAATTCTTTTAGAACCAATAAGTAATTCAACTCCTAGTTCCACTGGCCCAGATTCACAGCTTACCTACAGCAGCCTGGGAAAAATGGAAAAGGCAGACAGTCGGATTACTACTCCTGATGGATCACTGGGAGAGGATGAAATTCAAGGTGCCAATATCTCAAATACAAACACCATTGGTTTTATTGGGTCATGTTGCCCGCTAACTGGTCAGACCGCACAAACATCTGGTTACTGCCGTTCATGTGATGGGGATCAAATCAGCTACGCGACTGACACAACACTTGAGGAGGAATACCTATTTTCAGATACATCCCTGGTTTTAAGCTTATCAGAAAACGAAGAATCAGAAGATATTTCTCTACTTTCAAAGTCCGGCAGTCTGGGCAACCAATCAGAAAATACTTATGAAGAACATGAACCAAGG AAAGATGCCATGCGAATTATTCCGAAGAAAACCGACTCCAGCAAAGACATGTCATGTATATTTCAAAGAGCTCTCTATGTAATCAAGAACAAAGACAATGCTAAGTTTAGGAGCCTGTGTCAATATAACTTTTTATTTCCAAG TTCCACGGATAAAGAAGGCAAAACTCTATTACATCACGCAGCTGCTTATGGGAACACCAGCATCTGCCAG ATGCTCCTAGATACGAATGTAGGGAAAATGAACATAGACAAACAAGATATCTTTGGAAGAACAGCTTTACATTATGCTGTCCAAAATGATAACAGCAAAACGGTAAAACTGCTTTTAGACAGCGGTGCAAAGTCGGAGATTCCGGATGAGAATTCCAAAACCGTTTTGGATCTTGCGCTTCGTCAAATTCAGGAGATGTGA
- the LOC142463382 gene encoding uncharacterized protein LOC142463382 isoform X3, with protein sequence MNQKYYVEVQRKEAGFDLSGTQRDKTGNYRFYQHPVNYGPHRSQSIKKNFMDNRMEASLRLRVGKYGGERDRQLYINQERKQQVQKLLKKKMLSLTSSDHITSGIYLRRVNAKHRLQNEREGFSADLCQVSLPDISQEEFRRLISSASKLIVATTPEITQKGKWVSASCNQSKCPLCWSDNEKYFLPPLAMLPCRMETTLKTHGLLSQQFANRNTPSSLQESYCSMEPLTQEEAIQTDLDEAVDLGCQRNQTGPHISEKNEDATHYEITVHTGYNSDTDAKQVLSIILVGNNGTSEKLFLDKSSTNRVPFRKGQTDIFKVKDKDVGNLRDVIIGIERESTSSRCYCGDITVRKWNTAAEVYVFPCNRRLSSVHTVLHGLPLATERASVGNMSPASPEGGQKIKTKKEKRSSVIDRDAHDCEKASAQSLSEEGQLSSCAQDESVESAEKVDSDHLESGSSSESDTNHIKSSGSLITTELKTQALNKTAVRKHLTSSAAGSRKPSGCEVKPPCTTPPYKKRRHPIEKSGVSKIESHPLSTLGDQQCYRINEKATNEKSSSLDVNNNKIIQKITDTDREEQIQNQIQRDGLFAPEHRKASTPAGYVFFSHEMKEESPLFAESDGSSSRCNVNGTNKASKGESIITHNDTALETQSSPRASKGEGLADVSKLYLLQQILLEPISNSTPSSTGPDSQLTYSSLGKMEKADSRITTPDGSLGEDEIQGANISNTNTIGFIGSCCPLTGQTAQTSGYCRSCDGDQISYATDTTLEEEYLFSDTSLVLSLSENEESEDISLLSKSGSLGNQSENTYEEHEPRKDAMRIIPKKTDSSKDMSCIFQRALYVIKNKDNAKFRSLCQYNFLFPSSTDKEGKTLLHHAAAYGNTSICQMLLDTNVGKMNIDKQDIFGRTALHYAVQNDNSKTVKLLLDSGAKSEIPDENSKTVLDLALRQIQEM encoded by the exons ATGAATCA AAAGTATTATGTGGAAGTGCAGAGAAAAGAAGCCGGCTTTGATCTGTCTGGAACCCAAAGAGATAAAACTGGAAATTATAGATTTTATCAA CACCCTGTCAACTATGGACCTCATCGCTCACAAAGCATCAAGAAGAACTTTATGGATAACAGGATGGAAGCGTCCCTTCGATTACGCGTGGGAAAATACGGTGGAGAACGGGACCGACAACTATACATCAATCAAGAGAGAAAACAGCAAGTACAAAAATTACTCAAAAAGAAGATGTTATCTTTAACCAGCTCT GATCATATCACCAGTGGCATTTATCTGAGGAGAGTAAATGCTAAACACAG ATTACAAAATGAAAGGGAAGGCTTCTCTGCAGATCTCTGTCAAGTCTCTCTCCCCGACATATCGCAGGAAGAATTCAGGAGACTGATCTCATCGGCTTCAAAACTCATAGTGGCAACT ACACCAGAGATCACACAGAAAGGGAAATGGGTGTCTGCCTCGTGTAATCAAAGTAAATGTCCTCTATGCTGGAGTGACAACGAAAAGTACTTTTTACCCCCTCTTGCCATGTTACCGTGCAGAA tggaAACCACTTTAAAAACACATGGGCTGCTCTCCCAGCAATTTGCAAATAGGAATACCCCATCCTCCTTGCAAGAATCGTATTGCAGCATGGAACCATTAACTCAGGAGGAGGCTATTCAGACCGACCTTGATGAAGCCGTGGATCTTGGTTGCCAGAGAAATCAAACT GGGCCACACATCAGTGAGAAGAATGAAGATGCCACACATTATGAAATTACAGTTCACACAGGATACAATTCTGACACAGATGCAAAACAAGTGCTGTCTATAATATTAGTTGGTAACAACGGAACGTCTGAAAAACTATTCCTTGATAAGTCATCGACCAATCGTGTTCCTTTTCGTAAGGGACAG ACTGATATTTTTAAAGTGAAGGATAAAGACGTGGGAAATCTGAGAGACGTAATAATAGGAATCGAAAGAGAGAGCACAA GCTCCAGGTGTTATTGTGGGGATATCACTGTGAGGAAGTGGAACACTGCGGCGGAGGTGTATGTGTTTCCTTGCAATAGGCGGCTTTCTTCTGTTCATACTGTACTCCATGGGCTGCCACTCGCCACAGAGAGGGCATCTGTAGGGAACATGTCACCAGCATCACCAGAAG GTGGTCAAAAAATAAAAACGAAGAAGGAAAAACGCTCATCTGTCATTGACCGTGATGCACACGACTGTGAAAAAGCCTCGGCCCAGTCATTATCCGAGGAGGGTCAATTGTCATCGTGCGCACAAGATGAGAGCGTGGAATCTGCTGAGAAAGTGGATTCTGATCACCTAGAGTCAGGATCTTCTTCAGAATCTGACACAAACCATATTAAGTCAAGTGGTTCACTAATTACAACTGAATTAAAGACCCAGGCATTAAATAAAACAGCAGTCAGAAAACATCTCACATCAAGTGCTGCAGGCTCTCGAAAGCCATCTGGATGTGAAGTGAAACCACCTTGCACAACTCCTCCGTACAAGAAAAGGAGGCATCCCATAGAAAAAAGTGGAGTAAGTAAAATAGAATCTCATCCGCTCAGCACGCTGGGGGACCAGCAATGCTATCGTATAAATGAGAAAGCTACCAATGAGAAATCGTCGTCTTTGGATgtaaacaacaacaaaataatACAGAAAATCACTGACACGGATCGAGAAGAGCAGATCCAGAACCAAATCCAGAGAGATGGTCTCTTTGCACCAGAACATAGAAAAGCAAGCACTCCGGCAGGGTATGTGTTCTTCTCTCATGAAATGAAGGAGGAATCCCCTCTCTTTGCTGAATCAGATGGAAGCTCAAGCAGATGCAACGTCAATGGCACCAACAAAGCCAGCAAAGGAGAATCCATAATAACACATAATGACACAGCTCTGGAAACTCAGTCTTCACCTAGAGCAAGCAAAGGGGAGGGTCTCGCTGATGTGTCAAAACTTTACTTATTACAGCAAATTCTTTTAGAACCAATAAGTAATTCAACTCCTAGTTCCACTGGCCCAGATTCACAGCTTACCTACAGCAGCCTGGGAAAAATGGAAAAGGCAGACAGTCGGATTACTACTCCTGATGGATCACTGGGAGAGGATGAAATTCAAGGTGCCAATATCTCAAATACAAACACCATTGGTTTTATTGGGTCATGTTGCCCGCTAACTGGTCAGACCGCACAAACATCTGGTTACTGCCGTTCATGTGATGGGGATCAAATCAGCTACGCGACTGACACAACACTTGAGGAGGAATACCTATTTTCAGATACATCCCTGGTTTTAAGCTTATCAGAAAACGAAGAATCAGAAGATATTTCTCTACTTTCAAAGTCCGGCAGTCTGGGCAACCAATCAGAAAATACTTATGAAGAACATGAACCAAGG AAAGATGCCATGCGAATTATTCCGAAGAAAACCGACTCCAGCAAAGACATGTCATGTATATTTCAAAGAGCTCTCTATGTAATCAAGAACAAAGACAATGCTAAGTTTAGGAGCCTGTGTCAATATAACTTTTTATTTCCAAG TTCCACGGATAAAGAAGGCAAAACTCTATTACATCACGCAGCTGCTTATGGGAACACCAGCATCTGCCAG ATGCTCCTAGATACGAATGTAGGGAAAATGAACATAGACAAACAAGATATCTTTGGAAGAACAGCTTTACATTATGCTGTCCAAAATGATAACAGCAAAACGGTAAAACTGCTTTTAGACAGCGGTGCAAAGTCGGAGATTCCGGATGAGAATTCCAAAACCGTTTTGGATCTTGCGCTTCGTCAAATTCAGGAGATGTGA